The region GATTACTATTTTTTAGAGTTTTAATATTTTGTAGAAGCACTAAAACCCTTGATTTTATTAGACTTTTTACCACTGTCATAATTATGACATAAGACCCCTCTAATGTCAAGGGTATGACACTATTTTTTATAGTGCTATGAAACATATCTTTGTACCTAACTATCCAACTTTCCATTTAATTTTAATTATATCTTAATTTTCAATTATATCGCAATTTTCATGATATTTGAATCTCTAAAAAGTAAAAGAGAGTGATTTCTCACTCCCTAATCTTAGTCAACATATTCTATTTCAATAATTTCTCCATCTTTCACATAAATACTTCTAAAATTTTCTTGAACTATCTCTCTAGTTAATTTTGTGAAAGATTGACTTTCTTGTTGTTGAGCAGTAGCAGATAAACTATCTTTTAAAAATTCTATTTCACTATCATATTTTGATTTTAATGAAATAAACTTCTCTCTTGATATTTTCCCTAACTTAAACTTCTCATAAGATAAGTCTTTTTGCTTTTCAAGATCGCTTATTTGTTTTACCAAAGCATCCTTTTTTGCTTCTGTAGATTTAAACTTACTTTCTTTAATTTCCAACTTATCTTTAAGTAGTTCAAAAGCTTTATCTTCTAATTTATCAGCTCTTATGCTATTACTCTCACTACCTCTTTGGGGACATATTCTACATCTAAAGTAAAATAGCTCATAAGGACTTCCATCTTTTTTCTTTCTTCGTGTTGTCTGACAAGTTAAGATATGACCACAGGTGCTACATCTCACAATAGATTGCAGTGGAGATTTTTTATACCATTCAAAATCTGTATTCTTTTTCTCCATAAACTGATTTTTCTCTTTTAGATTTCTAACTTTTTCAAAATCTTCCATAGAAATAATAGCTTCATGATTATTAGGCACTCTCTCCCATTCATCTTTTGGTAAAAATCTAGCTTTATTTCCACCTATTTCTGTTTTAGGATGCATATTAAATACATAAGTACCTGTGTAGTTTTCATTCATCAAGATATCTGTGATCGTTCCATTTGTCCAAGAATACTTTTTCCCTTTATAATCGAGTATATTGTACGAGTAATCCATGTTGGTTAATTTCTTCTTTCTAATGCTAGGTACAATATGTCCTTCCTCATTCATTAGTAGAGCAATTTTTCTAGTAGATAATCCGTCTAAATATAGACTAAATATTTTCTTTACTACTGGAGCTACTACCTCATCAACAACAATACTATATTTATCATTTGGATCTTTCATATATCCATAAGGTGGACTCCAAGCAAGATACTTACCTTGTTTCTTTTGTATTGTCATAGAAGTCTTAACTTTATCTGAAACATCCTTAGAATAAAAATCATAGAGTAAACTTCTAAACTGGATATCTAAATCCGTTCCATTTCCTTTTTCTTTGAAGCTATCGTATCTGTCATTGATTGAAACAAATCTTACGTTTAAAAATGGAAAAATATTTTCAATATATTCGCCTATTAAAATATATTCTCTTAGAAACCTTGATAAGTCTTTTACGATGATACAATTAATCTTTCCTTGTTTTACATCGTCCATTAGCTTTGTAAAACTTGGTCTATTGATATTTGTTCCTGAATAC is a window of Streptobacillus felis DNA encoding:
- a CDS encoding recombinase family protein; translated protein: MNKVTLYMRISVEEFGDRIESESISSQRLLITDYIVKDSELRSYEKVEYIDDGYSGTNINRPSFTKLMDDVKQGKINCIIVKDLSRFLREYILIGEYIENIFPFLNVRFVSINDRYDSFKEKGNGTDLDIQFRSLLYDFYSKDVSDKVKTSMTIQKKQGKYLAWSPPYGYMKDPNDKYSIVVDEVVAPVVKKIFSLYLDGLSTRKIALLMNEEGHIVPSIRKKKLTNMDYSYNILDYKGKKYSWTNGTITDILMNENYTGTYVFNMHPKTEIGGNKARFLPKDEWERVPNNHEAIISMEDFEKVRNLKEKNQFMEKKNTDFEWYKKSPLQSIVRCSTCGHILTCQTTRRKKKDGSPYELFYFRCRICPQRGSESNSIRADKLEDKAFELLKDKLEIKESKFKSTEAKKDALVKQISDLEKQKDLSYEKFKLGKISREKFISLKSKYDSEIEFLKDSLSATAQQQESQSFTKLTREIVQENFRSIYVKDGEIIEIEYVD